Proteins from one Stenotrophomonas aracearum genomic window:
- a CDS encoding M13 family metallopeptidase — translation MTLSKLAPLGLNLAIAASLAACGKTETAPAATTTDAKPAFDLSQIKTPLISLNSADLDPAIAACTDLNGFVNSKWLKANPVPNDQTTWGSFEILRERSLEVQHALVQQAAASQAKAGSVEAKIGDIWKTGSDEAKIEAAGIAPLQPQLDKIAALNDTAAISQYLRDSQAQGQGVLFSLFANADYKDSANVIAYVGQGGLGLPEKGYYFDESQAKIRDAYVAYIAQALTLSGVDAAQAKTDAQAVMDFETRLAKASLSRIELRDPAKRYNPLSAAEADKLTPNFSWTALFDTLKIPAAQKFSLAQPAFFSEVDKMLTDVPASTWQAYLRFHTVDDAAPYLSSAFEKANFDFYGTTLRGQKEMQPRWKRVLESVNSSIGEGLGQLYVDAVFPAESKEQMQHLVENLSVALKARLEKLEWMGEDTRKKALEKWASFTPKIGYPDKWRDWSGFETNADSYLGNMQAARAFNYRYMLDKVGKPVDKTEWGMTPQTVNAYYNATKNEIVFPAAILQAPFFDAKADPALNYGGIGAVIGHEMMHGYDDSGSQFAANGNFDNWWTDSDRKAFTGRTDQLVAQFDGYESLPGVNVKGKLTLGENIGDLGGLTVAYDALQMALKENPKANVEVDGHSQDQRFFMNWATVWRRNFTDGELRVRLNTDPHAPANFRANGAPSNMPAFAQAFECKSGDAMVRADDKRVVIW, via the coding sequence ATGACCCTTTCCAAGCTGGCCCCGCTGGGCCTGAACCTTGCCATTGCCGCCTCGCTGGCCGCGTGTGGCAAGACCGAGACCGCTCCGGCGGCCACCACGACCGATGCCAAGCCGGCCTTCGACCTGTCGCAGATCAAGACCCCGCTGATCTCGCTCAACAGCGCCGACCTCGACCCGGCCATTGCCGCCTGTACCGACCTCAACGGCTTCGTCAACAGCAAGTGGCTCAAGGCCAACCCGGTGCCGAACGACCAGACCACCTGGGGCAGCTTCGAAATCCTGCGCGAGCGCTCGCTGGAAGTGCAGCACGCACTGGTCCAGCAGGCCGCCGCCAGCCAGGCCAAGGCCGGCTCGGTGGAAGCCAAGATCGGTGATATCTGGAAGACCGGCTCGGACGAAGCCAAGATCGAAGCCGCCGGCATCGCCCCGCTGCAGCCGCAGCTGGACAAGATTGCCGCGCTGAACGACACCGCCGCCATCAGCCAGTACCTGCGCGACAGCCAGGCGCAGGGCCAGGGCGTGCTGTTCTCGCTGTTCGCCAACGCCGACTACAAGGATTCGGCGAATGTGATCGCCTACGTCGGCCAGGGCGGCCTCGGCCTGCCGGAGAAGGGCTACTACTTCGACGAATCGCAGGCCAAGATCCGCGACGCCTATGTGGCCTACATCGCGCAGGCGCTGACCCTGTCCGGCGTCGACGCCGCGCAGGCCAAGACCGATGCACAGGCGGTGATGGACTTCGAAACCCGCCTGGCCAAGGCCTCGCTGTCGCGCATCGAACTGCGCGACCCGGCCAAGCGCTACAACCCGCTCAGCGCCGCCGAAGCCGACAAGCTCACCCCGAACTTCAGCTGGACCGCGCTGTTCGACACCCTGAAGATTCCGGCCGCGCAGAAGTTCTCGCTGGCCCAGCCGGCCTTCTTCAGCGAAGTGGACAAGATGCTGACCGACGTGCCGGCCTCCACCTGGCAGGCCTACCTGCGCTTCCACACCGTCGATGACGCCGCGCCGTACCTGAGCAGCGCCTTCGAAAAGGCCAACTTCGACTTCTACGGCACCACCCTGCGTGGCCAGAAGGAAATGCAGCCGCGCTGGAAGCGCGTGCTGGAATCGGTCAACAGCTCGATCGGCGAAGGCCTGGGCCAGCTGTACGTCGACGCCGTGTTCCCCGCCGAATCCAAGGAGCAGATGCAGCACCTGGTGGAAAACCTCTCGGTCGCACTGAAGGCGCGCCTGGAGAAGCTGGAATGGATGGGCGAAGACACCCGCAAGAAGGCGCTGGAGAAGTGGGCCAGCTTCACCCCGAAGATCGGCTACCCGGACAAGTGGCGCGACTGGTCGGGCTTTGAAACCAACGCCGACAGCTACCTGGGCAACATGCAGGCCGCGCGCGCGTTCAACTACCGCTACATGCTGGACAAGGTCGGCAAGCCGGTCGACAAGACCGAGTGGGGCATGACCCCGCAGACCGTCAACGCCTACTACAACGCGACCAAGAACGAGATCGTGTTCCCGGCGGCGATCCTGCAGGCGCCGTTCTTCGACGCCAAGGCCGACCCGGCGTTGAACTACGGCGGCATCGGCGCGGTGATCGGCCACGAAATGATGCACGGCTACGACGACTCGGGCAGCCAGTTCGCCGCCAACGGCAACTTCGACAACTGGTGGACCGACAGCGACCGCAAGGCCTTCACCGGCCGCACCGACCAGCTGGTCGCGCAGTTCGACGGCTACGAGTCGCTGCCGGGTGTGAACGTGAAGGGCAAGCTGACCCTGGGCGAGAACATCGGCGACCTCGGCGGCCTGACCGTGGCCTATGACGCGCTGCAGATGGCGCTGAAGGAAAACCCCAAGGCGAATGTCGAGGTCGACGGCCACAGCCAGGACCAGCGCTTCTTCATGAACTGGGCCACCGTGTGGCGTCGCAACTTCACCGACGGTGAGCTGCGCGTGCGCCTGAACACCGACCCGCACGCCCCGGCGAACTTCCGTGCCAACGGCGCGCCCTCGAACATGCCGGCCTTCGCGCAGGCGTTCGAGTGCAAGAGCGGCGACGCGATGGTGCGCGCCGACGACAAGCGCGTGGTGATCTGGTAA
- the mfd gene encoding transcription-repair coupling factor, which produces MSRTSYPAPPLPRSGQLRAWWRAPASPTALAWYIARAADAHAGPLLVIARDNHGANQIESDLRTLLGSASDLPVVAFPDWETLPYDAFSPHPDIISQRLAALHQLPTLKRGIVVVPVQTLLQQLAPLKYIIGGSFDLKVGQRLDLDAEKRRLEAAAYRNVPQVMDPGDFAVRGGLLDVFPMGADAPLRVELLDEDIDSIRAFDPESQRSLDKVDAVRMLPGREVPLDELSVSRVLATLRERFDVDTRRSALYQDLKAGLAPAGVEYYLPLFFDETATLFDYLQPNALPVIANGVGEAAASFWAQTQNRYEQRRHDVERPLLAPSELYLSPEALNAHLNTLPRIEVWGADHARIEEASPLGDQPLPPLPVAARDAPAGEALKSFIGHYPGRVLIAADSPGRREALLEVLLAAELKPPVVADLPTFLADDSQRFAITVAPLEDGFALDMPPLAVLTERQLFPERAGQTRRSRRAGREPEAIIRDLGELTEGAPIVHEDHGVGRYRGLIVLDAGGMPGEFLEIEYAKGDRLYVPVAQLHLISRYSGASPETAPLHSLGGEQWSKAKRRAAEKVRDVAAELLEIQARRRARAGLALHVDRAMYEPFAAGFPFEETQDQIAAIEATLRDLASSQPMDRVVCGDVGFGKTEVAVRAAFAAASAGKQVAVLVPTTLLAEQHYRNFRDRFADWPLRVEVLSRFKTAKEIKAELEKVAAGTIDVIIGTHRLLQPDVKFKDLGLVVVDEEQRFGVRQKEALKAMRANVHLLTLTATPIPRTLNMAMAGLRDLSIIATPPPNRLAVQTIITAWDNALLREAFQRELSRGGQLYFLHNDVESIGRMQRDLAELVPEARIGIAHGQMPERELERVMLDFQKQRYNVLLSTTIIESGIDIPNANTIIINRADRFGLAQLHQLRGRVGRSHHRAYAYLVVPDKRSMTPDAEKRLEAISSMDSLGAGFTLATHDLEIRGAGELLGEDQSGQMAEVGFSLYTELLERAVRSIRLGKLPDLDAGEEVRGAEVELHVPALIPDDYLPDVHTRLTLYKRISSARDSGELRELQVEMIDRFGLLPDAAKHLFAVAELKLQCNALGIRKLELGENGGRIVFEAQPRIDPMAVIQMIQKQPKLYTMDGPDKLRIKVPLPLPEDRFNAAKALLTTLTPG; this is translated from the coding sequence ATGTCACGCACTTCCTATCCCGCTCCGCCGCTGCCCCGTTCCGGGCAGCTCCGCGCCTGGTGGCGCGCTCCTGCATCGCCGACGGCGCTGGCGTGGTACATCGCGCGCGCCGCCGATGCGCATGCCGGCCCGCTGCTGGTCATCGCCCGCGACAACCACGGCGCCAACCAGATCGAGTCCGACCTGCGCACCCTGCTGGGCAGCGCGTCGGACCTGCCGGTGGTGGCGTTCCCGGACTGGGAAACGCTGCCGTACGACGCCTTCAGCCCGCACCCGGACATCATCTCGCAACGCCTCGCCGCCCTGCACCAGCTGCCCACGCTCAAGCGCGGCATCGTGGTGGTGCCGGTGCAGACGCTGCTGCAGCAGCTGGCCCCGCTCAAGTACATCATTGGTGGCAGCTTCGACCTGAAGGTCGGGCAGCGCCTTGACCTGGACGCAGAGAAGCGCCGCCTTGAAGCGGCCGCCTACCGCAACGTGCCGCAGGTGATGGACCCGGGCGATTTCGCCGTGCGCGGCGGCCTGCTCGACGTGTTCCCGATGGGTGCCGACGCGCCGCTGCGGGTCGAGCTGCTCGACGAGGACATCGATTCGATCCGCGCGTTCGACCCGGAAAGCCAGCGTTCGCTGGACAAGGTCGACGCGGTGCGCATGCTGCCTGGCCGTGAGGTGCCGCTGGACGAGCTGAGCGTGTCGCGGGTGCTGGCCACCCTGCGCGAGCGCTTCGACGTCGACACCCGGCGCAGCGCGTTGTACCAGGATCTCAAGGCGGGCCTGGCGCCGGCCGGCGTGGAGTACTACCTGCCGCTGTTCTTCGATGAGACCGCGACGCTGTTCGACTACCTGCAGCCGAACGCGCTGCCGGTGATCGCCAACGGTGTGGGCGAAGCGGCGGCTTCGTTCTGGGCCCAGACCCAGAACCGCTACGAGCAGCGACGTCACGACGTGGAGCGCCCGCTGCTGGCGCCGAGCGAGCTGTACCTCAGTCCGGAAGCACTCAACGCACACCTGAACACCCTGCCCCGCATCGAAGTGTGGGGCGCGGACCATGCGCGCATCGAGGAGGCTTCGCCGCTCGGCGACCAGCCGCTGCCGCCGTTGCCGGTGGCCGCGCGCGACGCGCCGGCGGGCGAGGCGTTGAAATCCTTCATCGGCCACTATCCGGGCCGGGTACTGATCGCGGCCGACTCGCCGGGCCGTCGCGAAGCGCTGCTCGAGGTCCTGCTGGCAGCGGAGTTGAAGCCGCCGGTGGTAGCTGACCTGCCCACCTTCCTGGCCGACGACAGCCAGCGCTTCGCGATCACGGTGGCGCCGCTGGAAGATGGCTTCGCGCTCGACATGCCGCCACTGGCGGTGCTGACCGAACGCCAGCTGTTCCCCGAGCGCGCCGGCCAGACCCGGCGCAGCCGTCGCGCCGGGCGCGAGCCCGAAGCGATCATCCGCGACCTGGGCGAGTTGACCGAAGGCGCGCCGATCGTCCACGAAGACCACGGTGTCGGCCGCTACCGCGGCCTGATCGTGCTCGACGCCGGTGGCATGCCGGGCGAGTTCCTGGAAATCGAATACGCCAAGGGCGACCGGCTGTACGTGCCCGTGGCCCAGCTGCACCTGATCAGCCGCTACTCCGGTGCATCGCCGGAAACCGCACCGCTGCATTCGCTGGGCGGCGAACAGTGGAGCAAGGCCAAGCGCCGCGCCGCAGAAAAGGTCCGCGACGTCGCCGCCGAGCTGCTGGAAATTCAGGCCCGCCGCCGCGCGCGCGCCGGGCTGGCGCTGCACGTGGACCGGGCGATGTACGAACCGTTCGCGGCCGGCTTCCCGTTCGAGGAAACCCAGGACCAGATCGCCGCCATTGAAGCGACCCTGCGCGACCTGGCCAGCAGCCAGCCGATGGACCGCGTGGTCTGCGGCGACGTCGGCTTCGGCAAGACCGAAGTGGCCGTGCGCGCCGCCTTCGCGGCGGCCAGTGCCGGCAAGCAGGTGGCGGTGCTTGTACCGACCACGCTGCTGGCCGAACAGCATTACCGCAACTTCCGCGACCGCTTCGCCGACTGGCCGCTGCGGGTGGAAGTGCTCTCGCGCTTCAAGACCGCCAAGGAAATCAAGGCCGAGCTGGAGAAGGTGGCCGCCGGTACCATCGATGTAATCATCGGCACCCATCGCCTGCTGCAGCCGGACGTGAAGTTCAAGGACCTGGGCCTGGTGGTGGTGGACGAAGAGCAGCGCTTCGGCGTGCGCCAGAAGGAAGCGCTGAAGGCGATGCGCGCCAACGTGCACCTGCTGACCCTGACCGCCACGCCGATCCCGCGCACGCTCAACATGGCCATGGCCGGGCTGCGCGACCTTTCGATCATCGCCACCCCGCCGCCGAACCGGCTGGCGGTACAGACGATCATTACTGCGTGGGACAACGCGCTGCTGCGCGAGGCGTTCCAGCGCGAACTGTCGCGCGGCGGACAGCTGTATTTCCTGCACAACGACGTGGAAAGCATCGGCCGAATGCAGCGCGACCTGGCCGAACTGGTCCCCGAAGCGCGCATCGGCATCGCCCATGGGCAGATGCCCGAGCGCGAGCTGGAACGGGTGATGCTGGACTTCCAGAAGCAGCGCTACAACGTGCTGCTGTCGACCACGATCATCGAGTCGGGCATCGACATCCCCAACGCCAACACTATCATCATCAACCGCGCCGACCGCTTCGGCCTGGCCCAGCTGCACCAGCTGCGCGGCCGTGTCGGCCGTTCGCACCATCGCGCGTATGCGTACCTGGTGGTGCCGGACAAGCGTTCGATGACGCCGGATGCGGAAAAGCGGCTGGAAGCCATTTCCTCGATGGATTCGCTGGGCGCCGGTTTCACGTTGGCTACCCACGACCTGGAGATCCGGGGTGCGGGCGAGCTGCTGGGCGAAGACCAGAGCGGGCAGATGGCCGAGGTGGGCTTCAGCCTGTACACCGAGCTGCTGGAGCGCGCGGTACGCAGCATCCGGCTGGGCAAGCTGCCCGACCTGGATGCGGGCGAGGAAGTGCGCGGTGCCGAAGTGGAGCTGCATGTACCGGCGTTGATCCCGGACGATTACCTGCCCGACGTGCACACCCGCCTGACCCTGTACAAGCGGATCAGCAGCGCGCGCGACAGTGGTGAGCTGCGTGAGCTGCAGGTGGAGATGATCGACCGCTTCGGGCTATTGCCGGACGCGGCCAAGCATCTGTTCGCGGTGGCGGAGTTGAAACTGCAGTGCAACGCGCTGGGCATCCGCAAGCTGGAGCTGGGCGAGAACGGCGGCCGCATCGTGTTCGAGGCGCAGCCGCGCATCGACCCGATGGCGGTGATCCAGATGATCCAGAAGCAGCCCAAGCTGTACACGATGGACGGCCCGGACAAGCTGCGCATCAAGGTGCCGCTGCCGTTGCCGGAAGACCGTTTCAATGCGGCCAAGGCATTGTTGACTACGTTGACGCCGGGCTGA